In Paramisgurnus dabryanus chromosome 14, PD_genome_1.1, whole genome shotgun sequence, one genomic interval encodes:
- the LOC135719289 gene encoding mannose-binding protein A-like isoform X4 has translation MQKKLRLQEDKKPQNASKILMAPVYFIVLLMLQSGLLHGAEPQNLNCPAYGGVPGTPGHNGLPGRDGRDGKDGVIGPKGEKGEPGVDVHGPPGKAGPPGPQGLTGPPGLPGHPGGDITSLKSEIQHLNTKIAVMEKFASFDTFRKVGQKYFVYDGFVESFDNGIKWCKEIGGTIALPRNAEENRGLLRVALASGLSGKKPYIGVTDRHKEGQFVDIDGKPLTFTKWSSGQPDDYKGAQDCGALIDSGYWDDVGCNDPHYIICEIEIN, from the exons ATG CAGAAGAAACTGCGCTTGCAGGAAGATAAAAAACCCCAAAACGCCTCAAAAATCCTG ATGGCGCCAGTGTACTTCATTGTTCTTCTGATGCTTCAGTCTGGACTCTTGCATGGAGCTGAACCTCAAAACCTAAACTGTCCAGCTTATGGTGGAGTACCAGGCACTCCTGGACACAACGGTCTGCCTGGAAGAGATGGTAGAGATGGAAAAGATGGGGTCATTGGACCTAAAGGAGAGAAGGGAGAGCCAG GAGTGGATGTGCATGGACCACCAGGTAAAGCAGGACCACCTGGACCACAAGGACTAACAGGGCCACCAGGTCTACCAG gGCATCCTGGAGGTGACATCACATCTTTAAAATCTGAGATCCAGCATCTAAACACCAAGATTGCCGTAATGGAGAAATTTGCAAGTTTTGATACATTCAGAAAGGTTGGACAGAAATACTTTGTTTATGATGGCTTTGTAGAAAGCTTTGACAATGGGATTAAATGGTGCAAGGAAATTGGTGGAACAATTGCTTTGCCAAGAAATGCTGAAGAAAACCGAGGGTTGTTAAGAGTAGCCCTAGCCAGTGGATTAAGTGGTAAGAAGCCATATATTGGAGtcacagacagacataaagaaGGACAGTTTGTAGACATTGATGGAAAACCCTTGACTTTTACCAAATGGAGTTCAGGTCAACCTGATGATTATAAGGGAGCACAAGATTGTGGTGCTCTTATAGATTCTGGTTATTGGGATGATGTTGGTTGTAATGATCCACATTATATCATATGTGAAATAGAAATCAACTAG
- the LOC135719289 gene encoding mannose-binding protein A-like isoform X3, translated as MQQKKLRLQEDKKPQNASKILMAPVYFIVLLMLQSGLLHGAEPQNLNCPAYGGVPGTPGHNGLPGRDGRDGKDGVIGPKGEKGEPGVDVHGPPGKAGPPGPQGLTGPPGLPGHPGGDITSLKSEIQHLNTKIAVMEKFASFDTFRKVGQKYFVYDGFVESFDNGIKWCKEIGGTIALPRNAEENRGLLRVALASGLSGKKPYIGVTDRHKEGQFVDIDGKPLTFTKWSSGQPDDYKGAQDCGALIDSGYWDDVGCNDPHYIICEIEIN; from the exons ATG CAGCAGAAGAAACTGCGCTTGCAGGAAGATAAAAAACCCCAAAACGCCTCAAAAATCCTG ATGGCGCCAGTGTACTTCATTGTTCTTCTGATGCTTCAGTCTGGACTCTTGCATGGAGCTGAACCTCAAAACCTAAACTGTCCAGCTTATGGTGGAGTACCAGGCACTCCTGGACACAACGGTCTGCCTGGAAGAGATGGTAGAGATGGAAAAGATGGGGTCATTGGACCTAAAGGAGAGAAGGGAGAGCCAG GAGTGGATGTGCATGGACCACCAGGTAAAGCAGGACCACCTGGACCACAAGGACTAACAGGGCCACCAGGTCTACCAG gGCATCCTGGAGGTGACATCACATCTTTAAAATCTGAGATCCAGCATCTAAACACCAAGATTGCCGTAATGGAGAAATTTGCAAGTTTTGATACATTCAGAAAGGTTGGACAGAAATACTTTGTTTATGATGGCTTTGTAGAAAGCTTTGACAATGGGATTAAATGGTGCAAGGAAATTGGTGGAACAATTGCTTTGCCAAGAAATGCTGAAGAAAACCGAGGGTTGTTAAGAGTAGCCCTAGCCAGTGGATTAAGTGGTAAGAAGCCATATATTGGAGtcacagacagacataaagaaGGACAGTTTGTAGACATTGATGGAAAACCCTTGACTTTTACCAAATGGAGTTCAGGTCAACCTGATGATTATAAGGGAGCACAAGATTGTGGTGCTCTTATAGATTCTGGTTATTGGGATGATGTTGGTTGTAATGATCCACATTATATCATATGTGAAATAGAAATCAACTAG
- the LOC135719289 gene encoding mannose-binding protein A-like isoform X6 — protein MMAPVYFIVLLMLQSGLLHGAEPQNLNCPAYGGVPGTPGHNGLPGRDGRDGKDGVIGPKGEKGEPGVDVHGPPGKAGPPGPQGLTGPPGLPGHPGGDITSLKSEIQHLNTKIAVMEKFASFDTFRKVGQKYFVYDGFVESFDNGIKWCKEIGGTIALPRNAEENRGLLRVALASGLSGKKPYIGVTDRHKEGQFVDIDGKPLTFTKWSSGQPDDYKGAQDCGALIDSGYWDDVGCNDPHYIICEIEIN, from the exons ATG ATGGCGCCAGTGTACTTCATTGTTCTTCTGATGCTTCAGTCTGGACTCTTGCATGGAGCTGAACCTCAAAACCTAAACTGTCCAGCTTATGGTGGAGTACCAGGCACTCCTGGACACAACGGTCTGCCTGGAAGAGATGGTAGAGATGGAAAAGATGGGGTCATTGGACCTAAAGGAGAGAAGGGAGAGCCAG GAGTGGATGTGCATGGACCACCAGGTAAAGCAGGACCACCTGGACCACAAGGACTAACAGGGCCACCAGGTCTACCAG gGCATCCTGGAGGTGACATCACATCTTTAAAATCTGAGATCCAGCATCTAAACACCAAGATTGCCGTAATGGAGAAATTTGCAAGTTTTGATACATTCAGAAAGGTTGGACAGAAATACTTTGTTTATGATGGCTTTGTAGAAAGCTTTGACAATGGGATTAAATGGTGCAAGGAAATTGGTGGAACAATTGCTTTGCCAAGAAATGCTGAAGAAAACCGAGGGTTGTTAAGAGTAGCCCTAGCCAGTGGATTAAGTGGTAAGAAGCCATATATTGGAGtcacagacagacataaagaaGGACAGTTTGTAGACATTGATGGAAAACCCTTGACTTTTACCAAATGGAGTTCAGGTCAACCTGATGATTATAAGGGAGCACAAGATTGTGGTGCTCTTATAGATTCTGGTTATTGGGATGATGTTGGTTGTAATGATCCACATTATATCATATGTGAAATAGAAATCAACTAG
- the LOC135719289 gene encoding mannose-binding protein A-like isoform X7 encodes MAPVYFIVLLMLQSGLLHGAEPQNLNCPAYGGVPGTPGHNGLPGRDGRDGKDGVIGPKGEKGEPGVDVHGPPGKAGPPGPQGLTGPPGLPGHPGGDITSLKSEIQHLNTKIAVMEKFASFDTFRKVGQKYFVYDGFVESFDNGIKWCKEIGGTIALPRNAEENRGLLRVALASGLSGKKPYIGVTDRHKEGQFVDIDGKPLTFTKWSSGQPDDYKGAQDCGALIDSGYWDDVGCNDPHYIICEIEIN; translated from the exons ATGGCGCCAGTGTACTTCATTGTTCTTCTGATGCTTCAGTCTGGACTCTTGCATGGAGCTGAACCTCAAAACCTAAACTGTCCAGCTTATGGTGGAGTACCAGGCACTCCTGGACACAACGGTCTGCCTGGAAGAGATGGTAGAGATGGAAAAGATGGGGTCATTGGACCTAAAGGAGAGAAGGGAGAGCCAG GAGTGGATGTGCATGGACCACCAGGTAAAGCAGGACCACCTGGACCACAAGGACTAACAGGGCCACCAGGTCTACCAG gGCATCCTGGAGGTGACATCACATCTTTAAAATCTGAGATCCAGCATCTAAACACCAAGATTGCCGTAATGGAGAAATTTGCAAGTTTTGATACATTCAGAAAGGTTGGACAGAAATACTTTGTTTATGATGGCTTTGTAGAAAGCTTTGACAATGGGATTAAATGGTGCAAGGAAATTGGTGGAACAATTGCTTTGCCAAGAAATGCTGAAGAAAACCGAGGGTTGTTAAGAGTAGCCCTAGCCAGTGGATTAAGTGGTAAGAAGCCATATATTGGAGtcacagacagacataaagaaGGACAGTTTGTAGACATTGATGGAAAACCCTTGACTTTTACCAAATGGAGTTCAGGTCAACCTGATGATTATAAGGGAGCACAAGATTGTGGTGCTCTTATAGATTCTGGTTATTGGGATGATGTTGGTTGTAATGATCCACATTATATCATATGTGAAATAGAAATCAACTAG
- the LOC135719289 gene encoding mannose-binding protein A-like isoform X2 translates to MQKKLRLQEDKKPQNASKILQMAPVYFIVLLMLQSGLLHGAEPQNLNCPAYGGVPGTPGHNGLPGRDGRDGKDGVIGPKGEKGEPGVDVHGPPGKAGPPGPQGLTGPPGLPGHPGGDITSLKSEIQHLNTKIAVMEKFASFDTFRKVGQKYFVYDGFVESFDNGIKWCKEIGGTIALPRNAEENRGLLRVALASGLSGKKPYIGVTDRHKEGQFVDIDGKPLTFTKWSSGQPDDYKGAQDCGALIDSGYWDDVGCNDPHYIICEIEIN, encoded by the exons ATG CAGAAGAAACTGCGCTTGCAGGAAGATAAAAAACCCCAAAACGCCTCAAAAATCCTG CAGATGGCGCCAGTGTACTTCATTGTTCTTCTGATGCTTCAGTCTGGACTCTTGCATGGAGCTGAACCTCAAAACCTAAACTGTCCAGCTTATGGTGGAGTACCAGGCACTCCTGGACACAACGGTCTGCCTGGAAGAGATGGTAGAGATGGAAAAGATGGGGTCATTGGACCTAAAGGAGAGAAGGGAGAGCCAG GAGTGGATGTGCATGGACCACCAGGTAAAGCAGGACCACCTGGACCACAAGGACTAACAGGGCCACCAGGTCTACCAG gGCATCCTGGAGGTGACATCACATCTTTAAAATCTGAGATCCAGCATCTAAACACCAAGATTGCCGTAATGGAGAAATTTGCAAGTTTTGATACATTCAGAAAGGTTGGACAGAAATACTTTGTTTATGATGGCTTTGTAGAAAGCTTTGACAATGGGATTAAATGGTGCAAGGAAATTGGTGGAACAATTGCTTTGCCAAGAAATGCTGAAGAAAACCGAGGGTTGTTAAGAGTAGCCCTAGCCAGTGGATTAAGTGGTAAGAAGCCATATATTGGAGtcacagacagacataaagaaGGACAGTTTGTAGACATTGATGGAAAACCCTTGACTTTTACCAAATGGAGTTCAGGTCAACCTGATGATTATAAGGGAGCACAAGATTGTGGTGCTCTTATAGATTCTGGTTATTGGGATGATGTTGGTTGTAATGATCCACATTATATCATATGTGAAATAGAAATCAACTAG
- the LOC135719289 gene encoding mannose-binding protein A-like isoform X1 — MQQKKLRLQEDKKPQNASKILQMAPVYFIVLLMLQSGLLHGAEPQNLNCPAYGGVPGTPGHNGLPGRDGRDGKDGVIGPKGEKGEPGVDVHGPPGKAGPPGPQGLTGPPGLPGHPGGDITSLKSEIQHLNTKIAVMEKFASFDTFRKVGQKYFVYDGFVESFDNGIKWCKEIGGTIALPRNAEENRGLLRVALASGLSGKKPYIGVTDRHKEGQFVDIDGKPLTFTKWSSGQPDDYKGAQDCGALIDSGYWDDVGCNDPHYIICEIEIN, encoded by the exons ATG CAGCAGAAGAAACTGCGCTTGCAGGAAGATAAAAAACCCCAAAACGCCTCAAAAATCCTG CAGATGGCGCCAGTGTACTTCATTGTTCTTCTGATGCTTCAGTCTGGACTCTTGCATGGAGCTGAACCTCAAAACCTAAACTGTCCAGCTTATGGTGGAGTACCAGGCACTCCTGGACACAACGGTCTGCCTGGAAGAGATGGTAGAGATGGAAAAGATGGGGTCATTGGACCTAAAGGAGAGAAGGGAGAGCCAG GAGTGGATGTGCATGGACCACCAGGTAAAGCAGGACCACCTGGACCACAAGGACTAACAGGGCCACCAGGTCTACCAG gGCATCCTGGAGGTGACATCACATCTTTAAAATCTGAGATCCAGCATCTAAACACCAAGATTGCCGTAATGGAGAAATTTGCAAGTTTTGATACATTCAGAAAGGTTGGACAGAAATACTTTGTTTATGATGGCTTTGTAGAAAGCTTTGACAATGGGATTAAATGGTGCAAGGAAATTGGTGGAACAATTGCTTTGCCAAGAAATGCTGAAGAAAACCGAGGGTTGTTAAGAGTAGCCCTAGCCAGTGGATTAAGTGGTAAGAAGCCATATATTGGAGtcacagacagacataaagaaGGACAGTTTGTAGACATTGATGGAAAACCCTTGACTTTTACCAAATGGAGTTCAGGTCAACCTGATGATTATAAGGGAGCACAAGATTGTGGTGCTCTTATAGATTCTGGTTATTGGGATGATGTTGGTTGTAATGATCCACATTATATCATATGTGAAATAGAAATCAACTAG
- the LOC135719289 gene encoding mannose-binding protein A-like isoform X5, with amino-acid sequence MQMAPVYFIVLLMLQSGLLHGAEPQNLNCPAYGGVPGTPGHNGLPGRDGRDGKDGVIGPKGEKGEPGVDVHGPPGKAGPPGPQGLTGPPGLPGHPGGDITSLKSEIQHLNTKIAVMEKFASFDTFRKVGQKYFVYDGFVESFDNGIKWCKEIGGTIALPRNAEENRGLLRVALASGLSGKKPYIGVTDRHKEGQFVDIDGKPLTFTKWSSGQPDDYKGAQDCGALIDSGYWDDVGCNDPHYIICEIEIN; translated from the exons ATG CAGATGGCGCCAGTGTACTTCATTGTTCTTCTGATGCTTCAGTCTGGACTCTTGCATGGAGCTGAACCTCAAAACCTAAACTGTCCAGCTTATGGTGGAGTACCAGGCACTCCTGGACACAACGGTCTGCCTGGAAGAGATGGTAGAGATGGAAAAGATGGGGTCATTGGACCTAAAGGAGAGAAGGGAGAGCCAG GAGTGGATGTGCATGGACCACCAGGTAAAGCAGGACCACCTGGACCACAAGGACTAACAGGGCCACCAGGTCTACCAG gGCATCCTGGAGGTGACATCACATCTTTAAAATCTGAGATCCAGCATCTAAACACCAAGATTGCCGTAATGGAGAAATTTGCAAGTTTTGATACATTCAGAAAGGTTGGACAGAAATACTTTGTTTATGATGGCTTTGTAGAAAGCTTTGACAATGGGATTAAATGGTGCAAGGAAATTGGTGGAACAATTGCTTTGCCAAGAAATGCTGAAGAAAACCGAGGGTTGTTAAGAGTAGCCCTAGCCAGTGGATTAAGTGGTAAGAAGCCATATATTGGAGtcacagacagacataaagaaGGACAGTTTGTAGACATTGATGGAAAACCCTTGACTTTTACCAAATGGAGTTCAGGTCAACCTGATGATTATAAGGGAGCACAAGATTGTGGTGCTCTTATAGATTCTGGTTATTGGGATGATGTTGGTTGTAATGATCCACATTATATCATATGTGAAATAGAAATCAACTAG